The Prinia subflava isolate CZ2003 ecotype Zambia chromosome 2, Cam_Psub_1.2, whole genome shotgun sequence genomic sequence ATCCAAAGCTACTCAATCTTTCctggtggggtggggggggtgTATATAAGTGGAAGTTAGGAGAAGTGGTGTCGGAAGTGAGGTGTGTCAGAAATGGCTAGAATATTTTCACTTACAGTAGTTGCTCTGTGCTCTGTTAAGACTCAATGAAAAGCACAATCACATCAACAGGGATGCTGCCCAGTTTATTAATGTGTCAGTACATCTTCCAGAGACAGACTGAGTATGCACTCAGATCACTGCATTTCTTCTTGTCTAGttaaaaccacagaaaagtCAGGAAAGCTTGACCTACAGAGCTTGGGTTTGGACAGCAGGAAGCCTGCCACTAAAGCTAGCCAAAGTTCATACAGTCATAGAAAGGTGCTAAGTGCCAGATTTTTAAACACTCAGATGAGGAATACAAAGTTGGTGAAATCCACTCATTCTAGTAAGTTTTAAAATGCTATTGTTACGGTCTGAAAGTCTCCAATGCCCAGAAATCAAACCTTAGCATTGATTCAGCCTAACTGAATGTGATCAAATGTAGTAGAAAGTCCTTTACTGGGCAAGtgcacaaaataaaaagccatGAGGGAAGACTGATACTGTCATTTAAGTCAAGTTTGCATTGCAAGTATGGGCTTGTAGATTTCCAGTCTGTGTCAGCGGTTTCCAGACAATGTCACTTACCAATTAtgctttcagtaaaaaaaaatactaaaaagtTAGATCTCCCTAATGTTAATTTAACAGCGTAAATGAGTCATGTCTGCTGAGAGGAAGCCACAATGCATATTTTACATAGAAATTAGTGTTCCTTGAGGACTGTGAAAAAACTGACAAAGGgggattttaatggaaattaatAAGCGCCTTAAAAATAGAATCAGGACTGCAGATACTTATTAAACTATATTAAGTACATTTACACAATTTTTATGCGTCATTCTTCAAAACTTAAACCATGTTTTGATGCTTGGTTCCAAGTCTGGAAAATTCATAAACAAACATGAAGCAAAGAAATGGCACTTCATTAAATTGTGAAAACTATATTTGTGAAATGAAGGTACAACTGAGTGGTGATTGTGCTGACAGGGACTAACCTACTTACAGCTACGCCCTCCCTGTATCCTGCCTTTTCCCACAAGAGACTTCATATTCTAATTATCtattgtggttttttccttgcttctACTTTTTATTAACAGAAGCTGTAAATTTTGAGTAAAGACATGAATCAATCTTTATGAAGTCTGATTAACACCCTGCTAATGCTTTACAGCTCCATATGCTGCTACACAAATGTGAGATTGCTCTTGTCccaagtacagaaaaaaataccttcatGTGTTTCATAAACACTTAGGATTATTAGCATACTTATGGTATCTTTAAGATACTCTAGGTATATTACTGAAGGAGACCGAACTTTAATGCTCCCAAACTTTTGACTAAACAGAGAATATATcggttttaaaaataataatcttttTACACTTCGTTTTATACAGGGGGAATGCATATGAGGAGCAGTATATGAAGAAAGCTTCCCGAAGGTCATGCAAAGGCAAACGTGGCTAGTGGGGAATCGCCTTCCAGAATaggctgcagcctcagccttCTTCCACTGAAGTAGTTGCACAAGGTGAATACATTATGATTGTACTCCCAAGTATCTGCCGGTAAAGGAGATTTTCGCTCATCGCCCAGCGCAGTGTAGGGACCAGTTGTCATGGAAAGCATTGCAGTGCCTGCAGACTGCTTAACATTTCTGCAGAGCAAAGGGAAACCCGGGATTGCTTGTCAGGCTGTTGGGGCGCTCATGGGGGCGATGCCCTGTCCCACCGAAACAGCGCAGGATTTCGGTGCTGAGCTAGCGCAGTGAGCCGCGGGGGCGGCCCAGCCGCAGGGTGGATCCCCCGGGAAAAGGAGAAGCGGCCGTGTAGCCCCGGAAACCAGGGACGGCCCCGCCTGCGAGAGCGGCGGCCCCGACACTGATCGGAGGGGCGAGGGGGGGAAGCGGGCgcgggggagccggggggggGAAGGCGCGGATGCTGAGCGCTGTCGCTCTGTCCCGCAGGTGATGGCCGCGCCGCGGCGGCCGGCAGCGCTCCGCACGGACCCGGCGCGGCGCCGGCAAAGGTAGCGCGGCTCCATGGAGGGCAGCGGCGCGGccgcggaggaggaggagagcggGGCCGCGAACGGCgctcccccgccgccgcccacgCCGGCCGCCCCCTGCGGCTTCAGCTCCTCCCTCTGCttcagcgccgccgccgccgagccGCAGCCGCCTGCGGCCGGCGGCCGGGTGGTGCAGAGCCAGTGGGAGATCAACAACGCCGCCTGCCAGCCGGAGGAGGGGGATGAGGAGGTGGTCGGGCCGCGGGACCGGCCGCCGGAGGAGCCCGACCTGGTGATCGAGGTGTCGGGCCGCCGCATTCGGGCGCACAAGTCGGTGCTGGCGGCCAAGAGTGACTATTTTCGTGCCCGCGCCTCGCGGGACGTCCTGCGGGTGAAGGGGGTGAGCTACGGGGCGCTGCGGCTGCTCATCGACTACGTGTACACGGCCCGCATGGGCGAGGTGCGGCACGACAACCTGGCCGAGGTGGTGAGCGGCGCCCGCGTCCTCCAgatgccctgtgccctgcactgtGCCGCCGAGGCCATGCGCGCCCAGCTCTGCCTCGGCAACTGCtaccagctcctctgcctggcCAAGAAGCAGCGTCTGGCGGAGCTGCGGGAGGCTGCCTATCGTTTCATGAGCGACCACTACCTGGAGGTGCTGCGGGAGCCCAGCGTTTACGGCCGCCTCAGTGGCGCCGAGCGGGACCTCATCCTGCAGCAGCGCATGGATGCCGGCCGGCCCTGCCTGCTGGTGGCCGAGGTCAGCGACGCCTTCGAGCGGCCGGGTGGTGGCAGCCGGCCACAGAGCCGCGAGAGCAGTCGGCCGCAGAGTCCCTCCTCCGTGGTGTCGCTGGAGGAGAGCGGCTCCCTCATTCACTGCTACCACGAGGCCAGCGGCGAGTGGAGGGTGCTGACACGCCTGCCCGAGGAGGCCAATGCCAAAGGCTGCGCCATGTGTGTCCTCCACAACTACCTCTTCCTGGCAGGGGGCATTGTGACGGGGCCGGTGGGCAGCGAACCCAGGGCCCGCCTTTCCGACAAGGTCTTCTGCTACAACCCCCTGACCGACACCTGGAGCCAAGTGCGGCCGCTGGCTCAGCCCCGCTCGCAGCTCAAGCTGCTGGCCCTGGATGGTTACCTCTATGCCGTGGGGGGCGAGTGCCTCTTCACTGTGGAAAGGTACGACCCGCGGGCCGACCGCTGGAGCCCTGTGGCACCCCTGCCCAAGGGTGCCTTTGCTGTGGCTCACGAGGCCACCACTTGCAACGGGGAGATCTACGTGTCAGGAGGCTCCCTCTTCTACCGCCTGCTCAAATACGACCCCAAGCGTGACGAGTGGCAGGAGTGCCCTTACAACAGCAGCCGCCGGCGCTCTGCCGACATGGTGGCCTTCAAGAGCTTCATCTACCGCTTTGATGTGAGCAGTGGCCGTGGCGGGGAGCAGGGCCCGGGCGGCGGCACCAGCGGGGCTGTTGAAGTGTTCCGGTACAACACGGTGGCCAAGTGCTGGAGCCAGTGCGCCAGCCTGCGGCCCAGCGGCGGCCCCGTCCAGCCCTTCCGCTGTGCCCCGCTGGGGAACACCATCTACTGCGTCAACCGGACCGGCACGCTTCGCTTCAGCCTAGCCCAGGACGGTGAGGTGGAAGCAGATGGTGGGCTCAAGGGCACCTTTGATGGGGAGCTTCTTAAAGCTCCCTTGGACGCCAAGGGTGTCCTCCTACCCTTCGTGCTTACCCTGCCTGAGAGGCTGGACAAAACAGGGGACCAGGAGGGCTCCCTCCCTCTGTAaggcagcctggctctggctTCCTGAGAGGGGAGTTGGGTTGCAGATCCACAAACTCCCATCTGCAGAGGGGACCCTCTGTGTTGTGTCTGCAGAGAAAAGGgtcttcccctttcctcctctctgttcTCAAGATGCTGAGCTGATTTTAACTCGTTTGTAACTCTTCTCatgtttgctgtgctttgtaTGAAAAGCCAAGCACACAAAAGTGAAAGCTGCTATAAAGGATAATCTCTGGATTATGCTTGTGCCAATCTCCAAtctgagaaaaacatttttacacCTGGATTTCTAAAATATTCTCGAAAACAGTGTCATAATGGGACGTTAGTGTTGGTTGTGTGTTTACAGATAGTTGCAATCTGGGCTGGAGCCTTTTCTGtcatttgtgtttttttccctctggggTGATACTGAGGCGTAAACATTGCTGGCAACATAGTTTAGCtgcatttgttttcatgttAAACCAACTATTTCCTGTGTTTAAAAAGTATAGGAAGAACATCTCCATCACAGCCTTTCATTTCTGGTGCAATAGATGGTTTAAGGAAGCTGTGGCACTGTAGTAGTCCCAGGAATTTCAACTACACGTGATTTAACAGATACCAAACTTAACGTTTTAAGTAACACAAATGTGTGCCACatgtttttcttggaatgcaaagaaaaaaaaaggtcaagttgcctttttaaaatgtggcattttATGGTAGATACAAAATGTTGATATGTTCTTTATTTGAAAAGGGCAATGGTTTCTGTATGAAAAGATAGTTTCATTACTTTTTTGATTggagattttaaattaaaaataaactgaagcTGTTCAGACTGCAACCAGTTGACATGACCATATATGCCACTAGAGCTGGGGAAGATCTTTGTATTTCATATGCTCTTTAATTGACTGCAGTTCAAGAAAGGTTAACCTAAACCAACCTGTGGCAAAAGGCCTTTCCCACTTATTTCAAGACCATCAAAAGGGGACACAGAAAATAGGAATGTGCTACACATGTTGATTATATTGTGCACTAGCATGATGTTACTTCCCTGTCTTTTGATTGAGAGactgctttatttattttgaattaatgATTGCTGTAATCAATAAGTCCTTGTTAATTGCAGTACGTGCTCATGGCGTACGCTGTCGTTGTGATTCTAAACGCCCAAGAGTGCTGTTAGTGGGGCAGCATCCAAATGAGGCAAAACCATACAAAACTTCCTCCTGCCTGTGGAAAGTTGGAGCGCGCTTTTTTGTTGGAGCACAATGTTTGTCATGTTACTCAGAactggaaaatgtaaaatgtcTGCGCAGACAGACTATATTGAAAAGGGcacatacatttattttatacattttatatttaaaaaaaaatcaataggcAAGGCAAATGTTTTAGCTTTATGGTAAATCACTGAGAAACCTTTTCTGAACAAAGAACCTGTGTTTTTGCCAGTACATTGCTGCATATTCAGCATGGAACTCGCATGGACTGTGGAAAAGAATTGTTTATACTCAAAGCTCTGATATAGATTCACATTTTAGAAAGACGTAGGGACCTTGCATCAAAAAAAGGAGatctttttatgttttattaagATGTTTTTGTTAAACAGTACTTTAGCATTCTTAAACATAATTGCTAGTTCCAAAGGAAGGCAGCAGGCTCTGTCCTACAAGACACCATCTGTACAAAGGAGAATAGTGAACTTCATAGATACTTCTTTTCTTCACTttaatgtttggggtttttttctcttctcgTTGTTGCGTAGGGTTTTAGTGCAGCTGATTTGGTTTGTCATTCTATTGAAAACAGTGGTCCAGTCCTAGAAATTCTTAGCCAAGTGAGGCTGTTGCCTAGTGAGCTAATTAAAGCatcagccaggcaggagctgtaaGCCTGTGCAGTGTGACATTTATCTTagcctcagcacaggctggtgCAGTGGAATTTAAGATCCTTCACAGAATATTTGATTGAATTCTCAGATGAGAATCTTTGGAAATATTGACTCTAAATTAAATTACAGCACTGTAGCTTGAGCAGGAAAGAAGAATTACATGTTTGCTTTCAGCATAATTTTTATGTTAGTTGTAGAAAGTATTTCAAGGTGTGTAGTGCAATGCTTAGGTGCATACTTAAACTAGAGATGTAAGTGCTGGGCCAGATTTTGAAATACTAACATCACCAGGAACACACACAAGGAAACATCAGTTTTAGCTTGCAATACTGCTCAATTTCATAGTTCAAAGGCTTACATAGTATAGCTCTTACACTACAGCATAGTGAGGTATCAGGACAGGTTTTGCATTCCTATTAATTAAGCACTTCCATTCTGCTAATGCATGAAAATGCTTCTAAATGAGTTTAGAGAAGTTTCCATGTTTTTAGATGTGACAGTAATCCACAAACTTTTGGGATAGAATGAACCATATCCTTTCTCCCAGTATTTATTGCTGCACACTATGGAAAAGTACATTTGGAAGTAAGTTCTACAGTAGTAAGTGTTCAGCAAACCTATAGTGGTTTGTGTTTTTGCTAGctcctatttttaaaagaagttgaATGAAGGGCTTACCTGCTTTCAGTGTTTACACAATGTCAGTGGGGAGAGTCTGGGCTTCATTAGTAGCTGTCTATCAAACCTGTTTCCTTTGTACACTGCATAGTCACAGGCTGTGATTAACAACAGAGGCATGTTTCTAGCCAGATTTCCTACTCTGTGGCCTCTGTTTCCTCCCTGGTAGGCCTGAGGCAGGTTTGCTGAGaattgttttttcccccaattaTGTCTTCACAAAGAAATGCCCCCTACCAAACTTGGGTACTGAAACCAGAATTTAGATAGTCTTCAGGCATTTAAAGACTGAAATTGTCATTCCAGAACCCTACAGTTTTACTTAAATCTAGTAACAACTGTCTCTTTGACatgtggagctgctgagcagTTTCCCTCCACCCATTTGGAACTGCTCAGAGCAGTTCCACATCTACCTACCAAGTGGGAAATCCAGAAACCACTGATGTAATAGGGTTTAATTTAGGTGCAAACCAAAGGGCCAGGCCACCCTCAAGTTTTGTTTGCatatgttttgcttttaaaacaacaaTTTTGTCTAGAGTAGCCTGAAGTCTACCATATTTGCATAGGAACACGGAGATCTGTGTGTGCTTTCGTAGCCTGCAAGCATTCAGTCCACGTCTCCCTGGTTGTCAGTGGACTAAAGGAACTCTTGGAGCTAGTCCGTGATCTCTACATATTTATGCATTTTGCATTGTGTGTTAATCTCACAAATCATCGAGGTAGTCATCCTTACTGAGTGATCTGATACCAGCTGGAGAGACACAGTCTGCCCTGCTGTCTCTCTTCCCCCTGAATCTTACAGCCCTCGTGTTTTAATGAGACACGTGGGAGATAGTTGCCCTAATTTTTCAGGGAGTAATTTTTCCTCCTAGACTACTCCTGTTTTCAGGGTCATCTGCTAGAGAATTTAGACTTGAATTCCCCTAAGCTGAGACTCAACTGGGGCCTTGCcctcgtgtgtgtgtgtatgtgcacacCCCTGTGTTCTCACATCTCCACAGCTGTTCAGAAGTACATTGGGACCACCTCCTGTCACTCTTTCTCAGGGTGAGCTTCATGCAAATCCTCCAAAAGCACACAGAGACTCCTGTACATTGAGTTCTGAGCAAATTCCAGGCCCCACCTCCTGGATGGGCAATTCAGCACAGATTTAGTACAAGCTGCTACAATTGGGCAGGTTTTCTTTGGAAAGCTTTTGCAGACAGGCTCTGTGTTTTGGGTTACCAGGCTGCAGTGAGCTGCTCCGTGCACTGTACTGGGAGACCAAACAGGTAATTTGGATTCTTCTCAGGGGTGCCACCTTAGTAAAGAGGCATTGCAGTACCCAACAATGAAATGCCTAAAGCCTTAATTGAATCCAGAACTAAATCCCAATTTCAATAAAGAAATGCTATTAACAGATGAAACTTCACTGTTTCTATCTATTAATTGGTTCTGTAAAATAGAAATCTTAATTGCAGCAAAAGCATGTGTACAAATTCTGTTTACACTTGAAACTAAgtcaaaaaaaaattggcaaaaGAATAACCCTGTTTGATCAAAACTTGCACTGTTAAGCAACATGGGGAGGATGTTAGACATACCCTAGTAATGACTGAAATTGTGCAGTCGATGATGTAAATTCTGTCACAGAAAGATTCTTTGTAAATAAATACCTGGTAAAATTTAAAGtgataaaagaataaattactCACATGAAAGCTGTACCTCTCTTGTGCTGTTTGATTGGCTCTCAGAGTGCTGTATCCCAATTACCACTACTCATGAGTGGCTATTGCTTTTCCTAATTTACATGGTGTATTCCATTGACTGCTCCATAGATGTGTTAACCTTCATTATCACAAAGCTTAACAGTGATGCTGGTGCTTTGTGTCTGGACCGATATGTTGTGTTTTCTTCCTGGAATGAATCCAGATCTAGACAGAATCCTATCTTTGggggatttttgctttttcccagtAGCATTGCTCCTGAGAAACTTAAGAAAACACAAGAAGGGGAAATGGTAGTACTGTTGAGCAGTCATagtaaaaagcattttataaatttctctttttctgctgttattttgCACACCAGATT encodes the following:
- the KBTBD11 gene encoding kelch repeat and BTB domain-containing protein 11, with product MEGSGAAAEEEESGAANGAPPPPPTPAAPCGFSSSLCFSAAAAEPQPPAAGGRVVQSQWEINNAACQPEEGDEEVVGPRDRPPEEPDLVIEVSGRRIRAHKSVLAAKSDYFRARASRDVLRVKGVSYGALRLLIDYVYTARMGEVRHDNLAEVVSGARVLQMPCALHCAAEAMRAQLCLGNCYQLLCLAKKQRLAELREAAYRFMSDHYLEVLREPSVYGRLSGAERDLILQQRMDAGRPCLLVAEVSDAFERPGGGSRPQSRESSRPQSPSSVVSLEESGSLIHCYHEASGEWRVLTRLPEEANAKGCAMCVLHNYLFLAGGIVTGPVGSEPRARLSDKVFCYNPLTDTWSQVRPLAQPRSQLKLLALDGYLYAVGGECLFTVERYDPRADRWSPVAPLPKGAFAVAHEATTCNGEIYVSGGSLFYRLLKYDPKRDEWQECPYNSSRRRSADMVAFKSFIYRFDVSSGRGGEQGPGGGTSGAVEVFRYNTVAKCWSQCASLRPSGGPVQPFRCAPLGNTIYCVNRTGTLRFSLAQDGEVEADGGLKGTFDGELLKAPLDAKGVLLPFVLTLPERLDKTGDQEGSLPL